A DNA window from Macadamia integrifolia cultivar HAES 741 chromosome 4, SCU_Mint_v3, whole genome shotgun sequence contains the following coding sequences:
- the LOC122076046 gene encoding uncharacterized protein LOC122076046: protein MERSSSFGTSWADQCDYSNPDPVPQTTKTSTNKGGNTVKYGKKVGEGLGKTKAVASTGFKKVKEGTTVGFHWIKDKCHKTTQKN, encoded by the coding sequence ATGGAGAGAAGCAGCTCGTTTGGAACATCATGGGCGGATCAATGCGACTACAGCAATCCAGACCCAGTTCCCCAAACAACCAAGACTAGTACTAACAAAGGAGGCAATACCGTCAAGTATGGGAAGAAGGTCGGAGAAGGCTTAGGGAAAACCAAAGCCGTCGCCTCCACAGGCTTCAAGAAAGTCAAGGAAGGCACCACAGTTGGCTTCCACTGGATCAAAGACAAATGCCACAAGACTACCCAGAAGAACTAA
- the LOC122076045 gene encoding protein NRT1/ PTR FAMILY 5.9-like — MDEGRRSKGLGKSCILLIVIAGVERLAFKGVASNLITYLTDVIKMSNSSAAKTVNNWCGVTSILSLLGALVADSYWDRYSTIIASSLLYVLGLAALTSTTLLRAWLPPTKTSSSLSLFWSLYLISIGQGGYNPCLQAFAADQIECDDELPCTKDDQSAKKKSSFFQWSYFSICTGSLLGVSLMSYIQDTFGWGLGFAIPTIAMVASVVCFSCGTRTYTHKQIKGGKKPIEEIFQGIKEGVSKMLNGRITLPERDSEKVELELQGSPLCNQDSDSDSSKTMDKNPNNEIVTFDMRRILRLLPIWITLLMFAVVFQQPVTFFTKQGTTMKRNIGSSFVIPPATLQTAITISIVLLMPLYDKMIIPFIQIITRTDKGITVMQRMGIGMVLSVVAMAIAAIVETKRLNISKSGLLESESSTVAMSIFWLLPQYILLGISDVFTVVGMQEFFYTQMPSRMRTMGIALYLSVFGVGSFLSALLISLIEIVTCATRQKQSWFADDLREARLDNYYWLLALLSTLSLLMFICLCKLYNGRN, encoded by the exons ATGGATGAAGGAAGGAGATCAAAAGGACTGGGCAAATCATGTATTCTGCTTATAG TGATAGCTGGGGTGGAGAGGCTTGCATTCAAGGGGGTGGCTTCCAATCTCATTACTTATCTGACGGATGTTATTAAAATGAGCAACTCGTCGGCAGCCAAAACTGTAAACAACTGGTGTGGAGTAACATCCATCCTCTCTCTATTAGGAGCACTTGTTGCTGACTCTTACTGGGATCGATATTCCACCATCATAGCATCCTCTCTCCTTTATGTTTTG GGGCTTGCGGCATTGACATCAACAACACTGCTAAGGGCATGGCTACCTCCTACCAAAACCAGCTCCTCATTATCTCTCTTTTGGTCACTCTATTTGATTTCCATAGGGCAAGGTGGATACAACCCTTGCTTGCAGGCTTTTGCAGCAGATCAAATTGAATGTGATGATGAGTTGCCTTGTACCAAAGATGACCAAAGTGCAAAGAAGAAAAGTTCATTTTTCCAGTGGTCATATTTCAGTATCTGTACAGGTAGCCTATTGGGTGTCTCTCTTATGTCCTATATTCAAGATACTTTTGGTTGGGGATTGGGATTTGCCATTCCTACAATAGCAATGGTGGCTTCTGTTGTATGTTTCTCATGTGGGACTCGAACTTACACCCATAAGCAGATCAAGGGTGGGAAGAAACCCATAGAAGAGATATTTCAAGGCATCAAAGAAGGTGTATCAAAAATGTTGAATGGCAGGATCACCTTGCCAGAGAGAGACTCCGAGAAGGTTGAGCTCGA GCTACAGGGGAGTCCACTTTGCAACCAAGATTCAGATTCTGATAGCTCCAAAACAATGGATAAAAACCCTAACAATGAGATTGTTACATTTGACATGAGACGGATACTGAGGCTCTTGCCCATATGGATCACACTTCTAATGTTTGCTGTTGTCTTCCAACAACCAGTTACCTTCTTCACTAAACAGGGAACAACTATGAAGAGGAACATTGGAAGCAGCTTTGTTATCCCTCCTGCAACACTGCAGACTGCTATTACTATCTCAATAGTACTTCTAATGCCTTTATATGACAAGATGATCATCCCCTTCATACAAATTATCACTCGAACGGATAAAGGGATTACTGTGATGCAGAGGATGGGAATTGGGATGGTTCTCTCAGTTGTTGCCATGGCAATAGCTGCAATTGTTGAAACAAAGAGATTGAATATCAGTAAATCAGGGCTTCTAGAATCAGAGTCATCAACAGTGGCAATGAGCATCTTCTGGTTGCTACCTCAGTACATTCTCCTTGGAATCTCAGATGTGTTTACTGTTGTTGGAATGCAAGAGTTCTTTTACACCCAAATGCCTAGTAGGATGAGAACCATGGGCATAGCTCTGTATCTCAGTGTTTTTGGGGTGGGAAGCTTTCTTAGTGCCCTTTTGATCTCACTCATTGAAATTGTCACATGTGCAACTAGACAAAAACAAAGCTGGTTCGCTGATGACCTGAGGGAAGCCAGACTAGATAACTACTATTGGCTTCTGGCTCTGTTAAGCACCTTGAGCTTACTAATGTTTATATGTTTATGTAAACTCTACAATGGGAGGAACTAG
- the LOC122075720 gene encoding metalloendoproteinase 5-MMP-like, with amino-acid sequence MIARPRCGDADIINGTASMNSGEPSHTTHHNLTSAFFPGKQLKDNAIAVFTRAFQRYHGDGEAFDGRLGTLAHAFSLTSGLFHPDRDEEWVVDEDVT; translated from the exons ATGATCGCCCGACCCAGGTGTGGCGACGCCGACATCATCAATGGCACCGCTTCCATGAATTCCGGCGAGCCCTCGCATACGACCCACCACAACCTCACTAGCGCATTCTTTCCGGGAAAACAGTTAAAAGATAACGCCATAGCCGTGTTCACCCGTGCTTTTCAACG ATATCACGGCGACGGTGAAGCGTTCGATGGGAGGTTGGGGACGTTGGCCCACGCCTTCTCGCTTACCAGTGGATTGTTCCATCCGGACCGTGACGAAGAGTGGGTGGTGGATGAAGATGTTACGTAG
- the LOC122077357 gene encoding heat shock 70 kDa protein 18-like has translation MAGKGDGPALRIDFGITYSCVGVWQHDRVEIITNDQGNCTAFTDTELLIGDAVKNQVAMNLINTVFDIDMLPTILMIKS, from the exons ATGGCTGGCAAGGGTGATGGTCCGGCTCTCAGAATCGATTTCGGGATAACATACTCTTGTGTCGGCGTATGGCAACACGATCGTGTTGAGATTATAACCAATGATCAGGGAAATTGTACTGCCTTCACTGACACCGAACTTTTGATCGGAGATGCAGTGAAGAACCAGGTCGCAATGAACCTGATCAATACTGTTTTCG ATATAGATATGTTACCAACGATTCTGATGATAAAGTCGTAA
- the LOC122077127 gene encoding probable zinc transporter protein DDB_G0291141 yields the protein MADLNQQEHQHHHHLLRPHRLSLPPRNPTPMSSTTSRPYPLYPSYPASTPTPTPSKNRLSSFPSSNNRLNNNPLSFSSLFLLLFSLRSLYSLLPFLRSSPSFSLFPLTFLVSLLSFLLTFAFSLFFSSSKDPSRRRLEQRFFFSLTSIPQSQLRVLLAKSILLAVVFLLRFQALLYCGTAATILAEFSGNIAARFVAEDRDPHTGDRNRGSKVRGFSALVVGLLLLSISWDRIECFPLSSMNVSNGGLSLLPGGNCVRIWPMLLPCLSGFLGSYERVSMNWVSIRQLGRKQVRLISLFFTTIILFFPAVISFLMLEDQGNDVSIGNYGWPLANTVVFGVLLSDNYAEDKYANSINFRKEFLVTFFCTIVLELFYFPELSLWGLVFCGFLLWISVRELDPASLNYPELGSDSSESFSSMIMKPIRHILTERKSRKIALFLLINTAYMVVEFVAGFMSNSLGLISDACHMFFDCAALAIGLYASYISRLPANNQFNYGRGRFEVLSGYVNAVFLVLVGALIVLESLERILDPQEISTNSLLTVSIGGLLVNVVGLIFFHEEHHHAHGGGGSCSHSHSHSHSHHHHHHHSHDHAEHDLKLHGEHHNCLSVSHESHGKSSALDDLHGRYGHIESSTDHSGSSHTHAHNSDFHSHSLCSHSHSHNHQQHDHAEHDLNLRGEHHKCSVSRESHEKSCALDDLHEHHDHIGSSKGGDNICREGGHDQQHQSHQHNCHDHAYKHDFHDHRHVDHLAGATTPITSRSLENQLREDQLNAVPLLHTDSFSLTDHSRSSHTHAHKSDFHSHSASGNTGPLSKESSSETKLPQEPHMHHHHIDHNMEGIFLHVLADTMGSVGVVISTLLIKYKGWLIADPACSIFISVLIIASVIPLLRNSAEILLQRVPRAHEQDLKVALDDVMKIKGVYGIQNLRVWSFTNTDVVGTLHLHVTTETDKASTKAQVAHIFNDAGVKDLTIQVECVKGN from the coding sequence ATGGCCGACCTCAATCAACAAGAACACCAGCACCATCACCATCTATTACGACCTCACCGTCTCTCACTCCCTCCACGCAACCCCACCCCGATGTCGTCCACCACATCAAGGCCTTACCCTCTCTATCCTTCCTATCCTGCATCAACTCCCACCCCAACCCCTTCTAAGAACCGcctctcttctttcccttcctccAACAATAGACTAAACAACAACCCCCTTTCGTTTTCCTCTCtattccttctcctcttctcgCTTCGTTCTCTCtattctcttctcccctttcttcgttcttctccttctttctctctcttccccttaaCCTTCCTAGTGTCTCTCCTAtctttccttctcacttttgcattctctctcttcttctcttcctccaaaGACCCTTCTCGACGACGACTCGAACAAcggttcttcttctctttaacCTCAATTCCCCAATCTCAACTTCGTGTCCTTTTGGCCAAATCCATCCTTCTTGCCGTTGTCTTCCTCCTGCGATTCCAAGCCCTCCTATACTGTGGCACTGCGGCCACTATTTTGGCTGAATTTTCTGGGAATATTGCCGCGAGGTTCGTTGCCGAGGATCGTGATCCGCATACTGGTGATCGTAATCGCGGATCTAAGGTTCGTGGATTCTCTGCCCTCGTTGTTGGATTGTTGCTTTTGTCGATTAGTTGGGATCGGATTGAATGTTTCCCTTTGTCTTCTATGAATGTTAGTAATGGGGGTTTGTCGCTGTTACCCGGCGGAAATTGTGTTAGGATTTGGCCCATGTTGCTCCCATGTCTTTCTGGGTTTCTGGGGTCTTACGAGAGGGTTTCCATGAATTGGGTGTCAATTAGGCAGTTGGGTCGAAAACAGGTTCGACTGATCTCGCTGTTTTTCACTACCATTATTCTTTTCTTCCCGGCAGTCATTAGCTTTCTCATGTTGGAAGACCAGGGAAATGATGTTTCTATTGGAAACTATGGTTGGCCTCTGGCGAATACTGTAGTCTTTGGTGTTCTTCTGAGTGACAATTATGCTGAAGACAAGTATGCTAATTCAATAAATTTTCGGAAGGAATTTCTGGTGACATTTTTTTGTACTATCGTTCTGGAGCTCTTCTACTTCCCTGAACTGTcgctttggggtttagtgttctGTGGTTTCTTGCTCTGGATTTCTGTTAGGGAATTGGATCCTGCTTCTTTAAACTATCCTGAACTAGGTTCAGATTCTTCAGAATCGTTTTCTTCAATGATCATGAAGCCCATTCGCCACATATTAACTGAGAGGAAATCCCGTAAGATTGCACTTTTCCTTTTAATCAACACAGCCTACATGGTTGTTGAATTTGTTGCTGGGTTCATGAGCAACAGCCTTGGATTGATATCTGATGCCTGCCACATGTTCTTTGATTGTGCTGCTCTTGCAATTGGTTTGTATGCTTCATACATCTCACGGTTGCCTGCAAACAATCAATTCAATTATGGTCGGGGAAGATTTGAAGTTCTTTCAGGATATGTTAATGCAGTCTTTCTGGTTCTGGTTGGAGCACTTATTGTGCTAGAGTCACTTGAGAGGATTCTAGATCCTCAGGAGATTTCAACTAATAGCCTGTTAACTGTGTCAATTGGAGGGCTTCTGGTGAATGTGGTGGGTTTGATCTTCTTCCATGAAGAGCATCATCATGCCCATGGTGGAGGTGGATCGtgttcacattcacattcacactcACACagccatcatcaccatcatcatcattcacACGACCACGCTGAGCATGATCTTAAACTCCATGGTGAGCATCACAATTGTTTGTCAGTCTCCCATGAGTCACATGGAAAATCATCTGCGTTGGATGACCTCCATGGACGCTATGGCCATATTGAAAGCTCAACTGATCACTCCGGGTCTTCTCACACTCATGCACACAATTCAGATTTTCATAGTCATTCATTGTGTTCGCATTCACATTCCCACAACCATCAGCAACATGACCACGCTGAGCATGACCTTAATCTTCGTGGTGAACATCACAAGTGCTCAGTCTCTCGTGAGTCGCATGAAAAATCATGTGCATTGGATGACCTCCACGAACACCATGACCATATTGGAAGCTCAAAAGGGGGTGATAATATCTGCAGGGAAGGTGGCCATGATCAGCAACACCAGAGTCATCAACATAATTGCCATGACCATGCTTACAAACATGACTTCCATGACCATCGTCATGTTGACCATCTTGCTGGTGCAACCACTCCTATCACTTCAAGAAGCTTGGAGAATCAACTACGAGAAGACCAACTGAATGCAGTCCCACTGTTGCACACAGATAGTTTCAGTCTTACTGATCACTCGAGGTCTTCTCACACTCATGCTCACAAATCAGATTTTCATAGTCATTCTGCATCAGGGAATACTGGGCCTCTATCAAAGGAATCATCCTCTGAAACAAAACTACCTCAGGAACCACATATGCACCATCACCACATTGACCACAACATGGAAGGAATCTTCTTGCATGTTCTAGCAGACACAATGGGAAGTGTTGGGGTTGTAATATCGACTCTACTAATCAAGTACAAGGGGTGGCTCATTGCTGACCCTGCTTGTTCAATATTTATTTCGGTATTGATCATAGCTTCAGTAATCCCGCTGCTGAGAAATTCTGCTGAAATTTTGCTACAAAGAGTCCCAAGAGCACATGAGCAGGATCTGAAGGTAGCTCTAGATGATGTTATGAAGATAAAGGGGGTCTATGGCATTCAGAATCTTCGTGTATGGAGCTTCACAAACACAGATGTTGTGGGTACTCTGCACCTTCACGTCACCACAGAAACTGATAAGGCTTCTACAAAGGCTCAGGTGGCACATATATTTAATGATGCTGGAGTCAAGGATTTAACAATTCAGGTTGAATGTGTCAAGGGAAACTAG